In Burkholderia pseudomultivorans, the DNA window GTTCGCCGTCGCGGGCGACGCCGCGGTCGTCTCGGGCAGGCCGTCGAACGGCTTGAAGTCCGCCGGAATCAGGCCGAGCGCCTTTTGCCGCGCGATGCGCGCGTTGCGAATCGCGCCGTAGCCCGCATCGTAGACGCCCGCGTACTTGTGCAGCCACGGATCCGGCACCTGCAGCGGCCAGTGCGGCGACGTGTACGCCGCGTACGCGAAGAACGGCTTGCCGTCCTGCCGGTTCGAATCGATGTACTCGATCAGCTTCTGCGTATAGAAGTTCGTCGAATAGAACACGGCCGGGCTGCCGCCTGCGCCGCCCGGCTGGCCGGGCTGGCCCGGCTGCACGTAGCGGCCGTCCTCGGTGTAGTTCGACGAGCCGGCCGGCTCGTGCGCGAAGTGGTTGGTCGCCGCGCCGCCGAGCAGCACGTAGCTGCGCTCGAAGCCCCACTGATCGGGCGTCTGCCCGCTGCCGGTCGCGCTGCCGACGATCCCCGAGCCGATATGCCACTTGCCCGCGATATACGTGTGGTAGCCGGCATCCTTCAGCAGCTGCGCGACCGACAGCGCGCGATCGTTCAGATAGCCCTCGTAGCCGGGCAGCCCGCGCCGCTCGTCGGTCGGCACGCCCATCGTGCCCTCGCCGACCAGATGGTGATCGGTGCCGGAAATCAGCATCGCGCGCGTGATCGCGCACACCGTGCCCGTATGGTGGTTCGACAGGATGCGGCCCGACGCGACCAGCGCGTCGAGGTTCGGCGTGTCGATTTCGCCGCCGAATGCGTGGATGTCGGAGTAGCCGAGGTCGTCGGCCATGATGTACAGGATGTTCGGGTGCTTCGCCGCCGGCGTCGCATCGGCCTGCGGCGGCGTGCTTTCGTCGACGCCGCCGCACGAGGCGAGCGACAGCGCGCCGGCGGCGATCGCGCCGACGACGCGCAAACGGAACGGGACCAGACGTGACGCGGAAAGGCTCATGCTTGTATCACCTGATGATCGGGATCGGCGATGGTAGCGCCGGGCACGCGACGGCCAAAGTCCGAATCGTCACAAGCAAACGGTCGGGTGGAATATCGGGACAGGCGGGGTGGCCGGGCATCGCGGCACGGGTGGGTGCCGCCGGGCAGGTGCGTCGTCGCGTGTGCCGCGCATGGGGAACCTGGTGATCCCCGGAATCCGTATCCGGACGCGAGTTCGAACTTGTCTTATTGGATTTATGCTCTTATTCGTAAATTAACGATTAATTTACCGATCAGAATCGGACAGAAAATCACATAAATTCAAAAACACCACCCTCCAAACCCATACAAATCCGAACTTTAAAAAACAAAACACTCGAACCAAAAAACAACAATTCCACACTTCCCAAATCTCAATATCAAGCCAAAATCTCTGGTTATTCATATAGATATAAAATCCCCACCGCTTATCCCGCAAAAAACAGCCACATCAAAATAAATCACGCAAGATAAAATCCGCGAGATTTCAGCCCACCTTCCCTCCGGACATGCGTAACTCGATTTGCGCAGTGCGAGCAATATGCGCTGCCGCATTATTGTTGCGCTGCATTGCGTCCATCGCCCAGGACAGTCGCCCGATCCCGTCGCTTTCCGACACCACGCGCCATCAGGCGCAGCAGATCGACCAGCTACGGCAGCAGCTCGCGCCGTCGCCGGACGCGCTGTCCGCGCGCGCGCCGCATGCAGCCGACCCGCTGGCGCTGCCGGTCGAGTCGCCATGCTTCGCCATCCATACGATCGAATGGCGGGGCGCCGACGCGTTTCCGTGGCTCGTGCGCGAAGCACCGCCGGAACCCGTATGCATCGGCCCGCAAGGACTGCGCGTGCTGCGCGACCGCGTCACGCGCCGGCTGATCGCGCGCGGCTACATCACGTCCACAGCCGGCATTCCCGAACAGGATCTGTCGAGCGGCCGGCTCATCGTCGACATCCTGCCCGGGCGCATCGGCGCGATTCGCGACGAACACGGCCGGATCGGCTGGCCTGCGACGGCCTTCCCGCAGCACGCTGACGGACTCCTCAACGTTCGCGATCTCGACCAGGCCCTCGAGAACGTGCGGCGGCTGCCGGGACAGGCCGCGACCGCGTTCGATCTCGTGCCGGGCGCGACGCTCGGCGACACCGACATCGTCGTCCGTCATCCGGAAGCCGCGCGCCGTGTGCGCTTCATCGCGACTGCCGACAACGCGGGGCTCGACGCGACCGGGCGCAACCAGCTCGGCGCGATCGTCGCGATCGATTCGCCGCTGCGTCTCTACGACCAGTTCGTCGTCACCTACAACACCGACGCCGCGCTGCGCGACAAGGCGCTCGGCTCGCAGGCGAAAAGCGCCGCCTGGAACGTGCCGGCCGGCTATGCATCGGTGTCGTTCGGAATCAGCGAATGGACGTCGCGACAGACGCTGTCCTCCGATGCGCGCGGCATCGCCGGGCCGCGGCTCGCGCAGCGCACGCGCCGCTACGAGGCCGGGCTCGCGTTCGTGCCGTACCGGTCGAGCCACGGCAAGACCACGCTGCGATTGCGCCTGTCGCGGCGCGAGGATCGCAGCTGGCTCGGCCCCACCGAGCTCGACGTGTATCGGCGCGACATCGTCGGCTACGACGTCGGCGTCGCGCATCGCGAGAAGCTCGCGCACGGCTCGATCGACGCCGGTCTCGGCATGCGCGGCAGCGTCGCGGGGCTCAGCGCGCATCCGGGCCGCGTCAACGACCGGCCCGCGTGGGACGGCCGCTACCGAGTCCTCACCGCGACGCTCGGCGGCGATGCGCGCTTTCGCGTCGGGCCGCGCCGCGTCGGCTACCGCGGCGCCCTGCTGCTTCAGCATGCGCCCGGCACCGCGCCGTCGACCGAGTTCATGCAGATCGGCGGCCGCTACACGGTGCGCGGGTTCGACGGCAATCACACGCTCGCCGGCGCGAGCGGCTGGACCTGGCGCAACGAACTCGCGACGGGCGCGTTCGGCGCGAACGAAATCTATGCCGCGCTCGACGCCGGCCGCGTCGCGGGCGCCGGCGCGTCCGAAGGCGCCGGACGGGACGGACGCACGCTCGTCGGCGCCGCGCTCGGCATGCGCGGCGGCGGCCGGCTGCTCGGCTACGGCGTCGCGCTCGGCGTGCCGCTGCGCAAACCCGCGTCGCTGCAGACGGCCGCGGTCGCGCTCGACCTGTCGCTGACGGCCCGCTTCTGAATTTCGCGCGCACGCGCGCCTGTCGTTCGTCATGGAGGAACCCACGATGTAGATCGCCATCCGCCCGCGGCCGCGCCATGCGACGGCCCGCCACGGCACGGCCTGCGCCGCGCCGGCCCTTCGAACCACCACCATCGGGAAGACCATGCCATACACCACCCAAGCACACCGCCATCCGCCCCGGCCCGGCACGCGCCGCGCGCTGGTCGCCGCGCTCGCATGCACGATGCCGCTGCTCGCCGCGCAGCTCGCGCACGCCCAGGCGGCGCCACTCGTCGTCGATCCCTCGGCGGCGAATCGCCCGGCGCTCGCGACCGCGACGAACGGCACGCCGATTGTCAACATCACGGCGCCCGACAGCGCCGGCATTTCGCACAACCGCTTCACCGAGTACAACGTCAATCCGGCCGGCCTCGTGCTGAACAACAGCACGTCCGCAGTCGATACGCAGCTCGCCGGCCGCATCGACGGCAACGCGCTGCTCGGCGGCGCGCCCGCGTCGGTGATCCTGAACCAGGTGACGGGCGTCAATGCGTCGGTGCTGGCCGGCGCGACGGAAGTCGCGGGGCACGGCGCGCGCGTGATCGTCGCCAATCCGAACGGCATCAGCGTCGACGGCGGCAGCTTCATCAACGCGAACCGCGTGTCGCTCGTCGCCGGCACCACGGAATTCGACGACGACGGCGCGATCCGCCGGTTCCGCACCGAAGACGGCCGCATCTCGATCGACGGCGCCGGACTCGACGCGCGCAACGTCGACCAGCTCGACCTGATTTCCCGCACGCTCAAGGTCAATGCGGCGCTGCACGCGCGCCGGGCGACGCTCGTCGCGCACCGGGGCACGGCGGACGTCGAGCGGCCTGGCAGCCGTCAGGTCGCGAGCCACGCCGACGGTGCGACGCCCGACGTCGCAATCGACGTGTCGGCGCTCGGCAGCATGCATGCGTCCGGCATCACGATGCACGGCTCGTCGGCGGGCGTCGGCGTCAATCTCGCCGGCAAGGTCGACGCAGTCACGGGCGGGATCTCGATCCTGTCGGACGGACGCGTGAAGGTGCAGAACGGCGCGAGCCTGACGGGCGGCGGTGTCGCGATCCACGGCAACCTCGACAACGCGGGCGTCGTGCGCGCCGGCGGCGGCCTCAGCTTGATGGGCAACCTGCGCAACACGTCGACCGGCCGGATCGAGAGCGGCGGCGCGCTGTCGTCGATGGGCAACGTGAGCAATGCCGGCACCGTGCACGCGGATGGCCCGATGAGCCTGATGGGCTCGCTGGTGAACGAACGCGGCGGCCGGATCAGCAGCTACGAGCGGATCAGCCGGATGGGCGGCATGACCAATCTGGGCGAACTGGTGCAGTTCATGAAGCGGCCGGAGGCGGTGGCGCCTGAAGGGGACAAGCCGGTCGCGCCGACTGCGCCCGTTGTTGTCGCGGAAAAACCCGCTCAGCCGGAAACCTCGACGCCGATCGCCGAAAAACCGGTCGCACCGACTCCGCCGGTTGTGGTCGCAGAAAAACCCGCTGAGCCGGAAACCTCGACGCCGATCGCCGAAAAACCGGTCGCGCCGACTCCGCCGGTTGTGGTCGCAGAAAAACCCGCTCAGCCGGAAACCTCGACGCCGATCGCGGAAAAACCGGTCGCGCCGACTCCGCCAGTTGTCGTCGCAGAGAAGCCTGCTGAGCCGGAAACCTCCACGCCGATCGCGGAAAAACCGGTCGCGCCGACTCCGCCCGTTGTCGTCGCAGAGAAGCCTGCTGAGCCGGAAACCTCGACGCCGATCACGGAAAAACCGATCGCACCGACTCCGCCCGTTGTCGTCGCAGAGAAGCCTGCTGAACCGGCAACCTCCACACCAATCGCGGCAAAACCCGTCGCGCCGACTCCACCGGTCGTCATCGCCGACAAGCCCGCCCGACCGCCAATCTGGCCGCCGGTCGCGAACCCGCTCGTTCCGCCGATCGCCATCTCGGTATTCCCGCCGATGATGACGTTTCCGCCTGCCGTGTTCATCCCGAGCCGCCCGTTCGTCGCGCCGCCGTTCGCGTTCAGGCCGATTCCGGCGCCCGCGGTCCCAACGTTCGGCATGATGCCGACCCCGTCGATGTTCGCGCTGCCGGTCGCTTTCAATCTCGCGTTCGCGCCGAGGTCCTGATCGTCGCCGGCAGGTCGGCGGCTCGCCGCCGACCGTGACGCATGTCGCATCGAGTCGACCCCGCCCGGCCGCCGCGCGCAGCATGCGCGTCGCCCGGGCGTCTCTCGTCGAAGCAGATGCATCGCCCCGCTGTCCCGCCCGCGCGTTACACCCGCCGCTCCGTCATCGGCATCGCGCGCCGCGACGCGACCCGCAAGCCGAGCACGCCGCCCGCGAACAGCGCGACCGCGACGAGCAGCAGCGCGAGATCGTACGAATGCGTGACGTCCTTGATGCGCCCCATCACCGGCGGCAGCGCAAGGCCCGCGATATTCGCGACCGCGTTGATCAGCGCGATCGATGCGGCCGCCGTCAGACCCGACACGTACTCGGTCGTCACGGCCCAGAACACCGGCGTCGCCGCCCAGTTGAACCCGACCGCGAGCACCAGCAGCGCATACGCGACGGGCAGCACATGCACGTAGATCGCGCCGGTCAGCAACGCGCCGGCGAGCAGCATCGGCACGCCGAGATGCAGCGCCCGCTCGCCGCCGAGATCCGAATGCCGGCCGTTCGTGTACATCGCGACGCACGCGAACAGGAACGGCAGCGCCGACAGGCTGCCGACCGCGAAACTCGACTGCCCGGACAGGCTCTTCACCAGCAGCGGCAGGAACAGCGTGAGACCGATCGTGCCGAACGCCTGCAGCAGCCAGAATGCGGCCAGCGCCCACACCTTGCCGTCGCCGAACGCGCGGCGAAGCGCGACACCGTGCGACAGGTGCTCGCGCGGCGCACTGTCGCGCAGCGTCGCCTCGAGCCACGCGCGCTCGTCGGCCGGCAGCCAGCGCGCATGCGCGGGCGTATCGGGCAGACGGCGCAGCACGACGATGCCGAGCAGCAGCGCCGGCACGCCTTCGAGCAGGAACAGCCAGCGCCAGCCCTCGACACCGAGCACGCCGTTCAGGTTCAGCAGCGCGCCGGACAGCGGCAGCCCGATCACCGACGCGAGCGTCGCGCCGATATAGAAGAACGACATCGCACGCGCGCGGTCGCTCGCCGGATACCACGCGGACAGGTAGTAGATGATGCCCGGCGTGAAGCCGGCCTCGGCCGCACCGAGCAGCAGGCGCATCGCGTAGAGTTCGCCGGGCGTGCGCACGGCGCTCATCGCGGCCGCGACGATGCCCCACGTGATCATGATGCGCGCGATCCAGCGGCGCGCGCCGACGCGCGCGAGAAACAGGTTGCTCGGCACTTCGAACAGGATGTACGTCACGTAGAACAGCCCCGCGCCGAGCCCGTACATTTCCGCGCTGAGGCCGAGATCGGCATTCATCTGCAGCGCGGCGACCGAGATGTTCGAGCGGTCGATGTACGCGACGAGATACAGCAGCATCAGGAACGGAATGAGGCGCAGGTTCAGGCGCCGCATCGTCGCGGCGTGCAACTGCGGGGCGGCAGCGTTCATCGATGTGTCTCCTGGATCGTGTCGCCGGCCGGCACGGCTTCTCGCATGGCCGGCAGCAGCGTCGCGCCGCGTGGTGCGCGGCGTCATGCAATGCAGTCTAGGAGTGACGGGAAAATCGCGTCAATTATCGGGAAGCCGTCTCGATATATGAGATATCGGCATGCCGGTGCGCGACGGGCTGCGTGCACGCGCGCATCGCTCAGTAGCGCATTACGAGATACAGCCCGGCGGCCGCCAGCGCCATGCCGGGCCACGCCAGCGCGCCGATCGTCTCGCCGAGCACCGCGAGCGCGATCAACGCGGTGGCCGGCGGAATCAGGAAGAACAGCGCCGACACGCGCGACGCTTCACCATGCCGGACCATCGCCAGCAGCAGCGAGATCGCGATCAGCGAATTGCAGATCACCAGATACGCGAGCGACCCGGCGAGACCGGCGCTCCAGTGCACGTGCATCGGTTCGAGCGCGAACGCGAGCGGTGCACTCACCGCGAGGCCGACCGCATATTGCACGAGGTTCGCGCTGACCGGATGAACGTCGGTGCCGAAGCGCCTTTCCCACAACGTGCCGCCCGTGATGCACGCGAGCGCCAGCAGCGCGAACGCGAGCGCCCACGCGGACGCGATCGCGACCGGGCCGCGCGCGACGATCACCAGCACCGCGCCGGCCGCGCCGAGCGCGAGCCCAGCCCAGCGCAGCACGCCGACACGCTCGCCGGCCAGCGCCGGCGCGAGCAGCCCGACGAGGATCGGCTGCTGCGACGTGACGAGCGCGACCGCGCCGGCGGACATGCCGAGCTTCAGGCTCAGGTAGGTGAACGCGAAATAGCCGGCCTGCAACAGCAGCCCGACGACGACGAGGTTCAGCCACGCGCGCGGCGTGCGCGGCAACGCGGGGCGCAGCCACAGGAACGCGGCGGCGAGCAGCGCGACGACGCAGACATAGCGCAGTGCGAGGAACGTCAACGGGTCCGCGTCGCGCAAGCCGAGCTTCAGGAACACGAAGCCGCTCGACCACAGCAGCAGGAACAGCGCGGGCGCCGCGCGCAGCCAGCCGGGCTTGCGGCGGGGATCCGAGGCGCCGACCACGCTCATGGGTTTTCCGAAACGGTTGCGATGCGGCCATCATACGCGCCGGTGCATCGGCACGTCAGGCCGCGGAAGAGGCGCATCCGCCGCGCGCACGCGCCGGCGTCGATGCCGGCGGTGCCGCGCCCTCCGACGCCAGCATGCGCGGAATCTCGTCGACGAGCGCCTCGACAGCCACGCGCACTTTCGACGGCACATGCCGCGCCTTCGGCCGCACTGCGAACACGTCGGCGCCCGATACGCTGTTGCTGTCCATCACGAGCGCGAGACGGCCGTCCCGCAGGTACGGCGCCATCAACCAGCACGGCAGCCATGCGAGGCCGGCACCGGCCGCCGCCGCCTCGGCGATCGCCTGCAGGTCGTCGAAGCGCAGGCGCCCGGCCACGCGATAGTCGTGCGCCTCGCCATCCGCGCCGATGATCCGCCACGGCACGGGCTGGCCGCCGCGTGCATAGGCAATGCCGACGTGCGACGCGAGTGCGTCCGGCCCCGACGGCCAGCCGTGCCGGTCGAGATACGCGGGCGACGCGCAGATGCCCATCCGCTGCACGCCGAGCGGCCGCCCGACCAGCGCCGTTGTGTCCGCGAGTGTGCCGATGCGCACCGCGATGTCGAAGCCGTCGTCGATCAGGTCGGCGACGCGATCGCTGAACGACATGTCGACCTCGAGCCGGGGATGACGCTCGACGAGCCGCCGCATCACGGGCGCCACGCATTGCCTGCCGAACAGCACCGGCACGCTGATGCGCAGCCGCCCCGACGGCTCGCGGCGGCCCGCGTCGAGCGCGGCTTCCGTCTCGCCGAGCTCGGCCAGCAGCCGCCGGCATTGCTCGTAGTACACATGCCCTTCGTCGGTCAGGTTGAGCTGCCGCGTCGTGCGCTGCAACAGCCGCACGCCGAGCCGGCGTTCGAGCCGCGCGACGATCTTCGCCACCGCCGAGCGCGTGACGCCGACGCGCAACGCCGCCGCAGCGAAGCTGCCCGACTCCACGACCTCGACGAATTCGGCGACGCC includes these proteins:
- a CDS encoding filamentous hemagglutinin N-terminal domain-containing protein; this translates as MPYTTQAHRHPPRPGTRRALVAALACTMPLLAAQLAHAQAAPLVVDPSAANRPALATATNGTPIVNITAPDSAGISHNRFTEYNVNPAGLVLNNSTSAVDTQLAGRIDGNALLGGAPASVILNQVTGVNASVLAGATEVAGHGARVIVANPNGISVDGGSFINANRVSLVAGTTEFDDDGAIRRFRTEDGRISIDGAGLDARNVDQLDLISRTLKVNAALHARRATLVAHRGTADVERPGSRQVASHADGATPDVAIDVSALGSMHASGITMHGSSAGVGVNLAGKVDAVTGGISILSDGRVKVQNGASLTGGGVAIHGNLDNAGVVRAGGGLSLMGNLRNTSTGRIESGGALSSMGNVSNAGTVHADGPMSLMGSLVNERGGRISSYERISRMGGMTNLGELVQFMKRPEAVAPEGDKPVAPTAPVVVAEKPAQPETSTPIAEKPVAPTPPVVVAEKPAEPETSTPIAEKPVAPTPPVVVAEKPAQPETSTPIAEKPVAPTPPVVVAEKPAEPETSTPIAEKPVAPTPPVVVAEKPAEPETSTPITEKPIAPTPPVVVAEKPAEPATSTPIAAKPVAPTPPVVIADKPARPPIWPPVANPLVPPIAISVFPPMMTFPPAVFIPSRPFVAPPFAFRPIPAPAVPTFGMMPTPSMFALPVAFNLAFAPRS
- a CDS encoding MFS transporter, yielding MNAAAPQLHAATMRRLNLRLIPFLMLLYLVAYIDRSNISVAALQMNADLGLSAEMYGLGAGLFYVTYILFEVPSNLFLARVGARRWIARIMITWGIVAAAMSAVRTPGELYAMRLLLGAAEAGFTPGIIYYLSAWYPASDRARAMSFFYIGATLASVIGLPLSGALLNLNGVLGVEGWRWLFLLEGVPALLLGIVVLRRLPDTPAHARWLPADERAWLEATLRDSAPREHLSHGVALRRAFGDGKVWALAAFWLLQAFGTIGLTLFLPLLVKSLSGQSSFAVGSLSALPFLFACVAMYTNGRHSDLGGERALHLGVPMLLAGALLTGAIYVHVLPVAYALLVLAVGFNWAATPVFWAVTTEYVSGLTAAASIALINAVANIAGLALPPVMGRIKDVTHSYDLALLLVAVALFAGGVLGLRVASRRAMPMTERRV
- a CDS encoding DMT family transporter, which produces MSVVGASDPRRKPGWLRAAPALFLLLWSSGFVFLKLGLRDADPLTFLALRYVCVVALLAAAFLWLRPALPRTPRAWLNLVVVGLLLQAGYFAFTYLSLKLGMSAGAVALVTSQQPILVGLLAPALAGERVGVLRWAGLALGAAGAVLVIVARGPVAIASAWALAFALLALACITGGTLWERRFGTDVHPVSANLVQYAVGLAVSAPLAFALEPMHVHWSAGLAGSLAYLVICNSLIAISLLLAMVRHGEASRVSALFFLIPPATALIALAVLGETIGALAWPGMALAAAGLYLVMRY
- a CDS encoding LysR substrate-binding domain-containing protein, whose product is MDERLRGVAEFVEVVESGSFAAAALRVGVTRSAVAKIVARLERRLGVRLLQRTTRQLNLTDEGHVYYEQCRRLLAELGETEAALDAGRREPSGRLRISVPVLFGRQCVAPVMRRLVERHPRLEVDMSFSDRVADLIDDGFDIAVRIGTLADTTALVGRPLGVQRMGICASPAYLDRHGWPSGPDALASHVGIAYARGGQPVPWRIIGADGEAHDYRVAGRLRFDDLQAIAEAAAAGAGLAWLPCWLMAPYLRDGRLALVMDSNSVSGADVFAVRPKARHVPSKVRVAVEALVDEIPRMLASEGAAPPASTPARARGGCASSAA
- a CDS encoding ShlB/FhaC/HecB family hemolysin secretion/activation protein, encoding MRCIASIAQDSRPIPSLSDTTRHQAQQIDQLRQQLAPSPDALSARAPHAADPLALPVESPCFAIHTIEWRGADAFPWLVREAPPEPVCIGPQGLRVLRDRVTRRLIARGYITSTAGIPEQDLSSGRLIVDILPGRIGAIRDEHGRIGWPATAFPQHADGLLNVRDLDQALENVRRLPGQAATAFDLVPGATLGDTDIVVRHPEAARRVRFIATADNAGLDATGRNQLGAIVAIDSPLRLYDQFVVTYNTDAALRDKALGSQAKSAAWNVPAGYASVSFGISEWTSRQTLSSDARGIAGPRLAQRTRRYEAGLAFVPYRSSHGKTTLRLRLSRREDRSWLGPTELDVYRRDIVGYDVGVAHREKLAHGSIDAGLGMRGSVAGLSAHPGRVNDRPAWDGRYRVLTATLGGDARFRVGPRRVGYRGALLLQHAPGTAPSTEFMQIGGRYTVRGFDGNHTLAGASGWTWRNELATGAFGANEIYAALDAGRVAGAGASEGAGRDGRTLVGAALGMRGGGRLLGYGVALGVPLRKPASLQTAAVALDLSLTARF